From a single Lolium rigidum isolate FL_2022 chromosome 7, APGP_CSIRO_Lrig_0.1, whole genome shotgun sequence genomic region:
- the LOC124678211 gene encoding uncharacterized protein LOC124678211, which yields MVSFCFLVDQRRKVRSSKPAAGICSRCGGCASVADMETATRLCYLLTVHRVTWRAIICTFCGAMLKSYRHYRLY from the coding sequence ATGGTGTCCTTCTGCTTCCTGGTGGACCAGCGGCGGAAGGTGCGCAGCAGCAAGCCGGCGGCGGGCATCTGCTCGCGGTGCGGCGGCTGCGCCAGCGTGGCGGACATGGAGACGGCGACGCGGCTCTGCTACCTCCTCACCGTGCACCGGGTCACCTGGCGCGCCATCATCTGCACCTTCTGCGGCGCCATGCTCAAGTCCTACCGCCACTACAGGCTCTACTAG